One genomic window of Pagrus major chromosome 22, Pma_NU_1.0 includes the following:
- the LOC141018540 gene encoding thrombomodulin-like, translating into MTPVRNALLICVVFLCGLEETVLSQYGHCVGNQCFALFQKPQDFPGAQESCKTSLGQLFTYSETDLVNMLAALPRGLSGRFWLELHGAGRTTEEASAGLQNCSSVSVTAEQKLEVLSGLCSEHLNGYLCQYTLEAPCSPVQAAGGAQVKYQGYGGFEVLDSETFPQATVAVVEKVGGEYPDSRHLCFSGVWMAAPWACEVLDGGCEHSCNSTEANKRHTCVCPAGQSLHPNKITCGAGPCARCAQECQREGDAYVCKCSKGYRLAQDGKSCVDVNECEEDDPCTGEGEQCKNTQGSFQCWCREGFEPEDGVCVDVSICLKCEHMNCNKSNGVYECVCNAGFRVSAKDPTKCKMHCTERDCLARCDKNTENGDADMRQCDCPDGYILHMVNDTAMCSDIDECENEQCDHKCENFLGGHRCLCNEGYTLYKGFRCEPTEEPVDDYDGSGSAVVNPTEASTDPASVPSYIKAGSALGIFMFGLLCGGLILLVLNMFRRCGRFELSPLKHQNIDIFHLQQVSTETYKRLSFDKSLKNDSQIP; encoded by the coding sequence ATGACTCCTGTGAGAAACGCGCTGCTTATCTGCGTGGTTTTCCTCTGCGGGCTGGAGGAAACGGTCCTCTCTCAGTACGGACACTGCGTCGGGAATCAGTGTTTTGCGCTTTTCCAGAAGCCCCAGGACTTTCCAGGCGCACAGGAAAGCTGCAAAACCTCGCTCGGACAGTTATTCACGTACAGTGAGACGGACTTGGTGAACATGTTGGCGGCTCTGCCCCGCGGCCTCAGCGGGAGGTTCTGGCTGGAGCTGCACGGCGCCGGCAGGACGACGGAGGAGGCGTCGGCAGGTCTCCAAAACTGCTCCTCCGTCTCCGTGACGGCGGAACAGAAGCTGGAGGTGCTGTCGGGGCTGTGCAGTGAGCATCTGAACGGATATCTGTGCCAGTACACACTCGAGGCGCCTTGCAGTCCCGTGCAGGCAGCTGGAGGCGCACAGGTGAAGTACCAGGGGTACGGGGGCTTCGAGGTTTTGGATTCCGAAACGTTTCCACAAGCAACTGTAGCTGTAGTTGAGAAGGTCGGCGGTGAATATCCGGACTCGAGGCATTTGTGTTTCTCGGGGGTTTGGATGGCAGCTCCCTGGGCCTGTGAGGTGCTGGATGGCGGCTGCGAGCACAGTTGCAACTCGACGGAAGCGAACAAACGACACACCTGCGTCTGTCCCGCGGGACAATCCCTCCACCCCAACAAAATCACCTGCGGCGCAGGTCCGTGCGCCCGCTGCGCGCAAGAGTGCCAGCGGGAGGGCGACGCGTATGTGTGCAAGTGCAGCAAAGGCTACAGACTGGCGCAGGACGGGAAGAGCTGTGTGGACGTGAATGAGTGTGAAGAGGACGACCCGTGCACAGGTGAGGGGGAGCAGTGCAAGAACACACAGGGGAGCTTCCAGTGCTGGTGCAGAGAGGGCTTCGAGCCAGaggatggagtgtgtgtggacgtTTCAATCTGTCTCAAGTGTGAGCACATGAACTGTAACAAATCCAATggtgtttatgagtgtgtgtgcaacGCGGGCTTCAGGGTGTCAGCCAAAGATCCCACCAAGTGTAAGATGCactgcacagagagagactgtCTGGCCAGATGCgacaaaaacactgagaatgGGGACGCAGACATGCGTCAGTGTGACTGCCCCGATGGATACATCCTGCACATGGTGAACGACACAGCAATGTGCAGTGACATAGATGAGTGTGAGAATGAGCAGTGTGATCACAAGTGTGAGAACTTCCTCGGTGGCCACAGGTGTTTGTGCAATGAGGGGTACACGCTGTACAAAGGGTTCAGGTGTGAACCGACTGAAGAGCCGGTGGACGACTATGATGGATCCGGCTCGGCTGTTGTAAACCCCACAGAGGCCAGCACCGACCCAGCCTCAGTGCCTTCTTACATCAAGGCCGGCAGCGCCCTGGGTATCTTCATGTTCGGGCTGTTGTGTGGCGGGCTGATCCTCCTGGTGCTGAACATGTTCAGACGGTGCGGCAGGTTTGAGCTCTCCCCCTTGaaacatcaaaatattgatattttccATCTGCAGCAGGTGTCCACGGAGACGTACAAGAGGTTATCCTTCGACAAATCTCTGAAGAATGACTCACAAATACCTTAA
- the thbd gene encoding thrombomodulin, whose protein sequence is MKAVTGLCVVLLTLQMGRTGGTEPSNGYCIGNECFTVFQDPSDYETARRQCGDLGGHLMTVRSSVSHDILNILLGNFTGRFWIGLHLTAGCPDAAAALNGFEWVTKDSESDFFNWASPLDSSCSSGRCVSVSPVDDFKWTREACAQHAAGFLCEYSFSDPCKSLAAAEGESVTYRTPMGFGGEDLLSLPPGSTAIRMPAESKYVCFTEQWLQAPWSCEIHEGGCEYKCATNPDKEPSCYCPPGQSVSPANKVTCEVAIEDPCLPLRCAHACYDKGDSWACVCDHGFKLAKDGRSCVDFNDCTDERQCPGENFKCVNTVGGFQCVCEDGYKMTGGLCVDENECMSAPCEHICTNTAGSYTCSCYDGYKEDPNSPNKCKLHCGKEECPAECDPNDRLQCYCPEGYIAEERGGATFCIDIDECSFFYCDQGCKNSFGSYLCSCSSGFTLVNQYKCVKTDDDTDSEGGTEGSGATPTPDTPGTSSVPHPEPTRQPSGVTVGGLVGIILCTVFFIVLVVFLAHHILCGRGKPESADALKAREEEAHGLRHVMSDT, encoded by the coding sequence ATGAAGGCTGTCACGGGACTGTGTGTCGTCTTGTTGACTCTCCAGATGGGAAGAACCGGCGGGACGGAGCCGAGTAACGGTTACTGCATCGGGAACgagtgtttcactgtgtttcaaGATCCCAGCGATTATGAAACCGCGCGGAGACAATGTGGAGATCTGGGAGGACACTTAATGACAGTGCGCTCGTCCGTGTCCCATGATATTCTTAATATCTTGCTGGGAAACTTCACAGGGCGGTTCTGGATCGGTTTACATCTGACAGCCGGCTGCCCTGACGCTGCTGCCGCGCTGAACGGCTTCGAGTGGGTCACCAAAGACAGCGAGAGTGACTTCTTCAACTGGGCGTCACCTTTGGacagcagctgctcctctgGTCGCTGCGTCTCCGTTTCCCCAGTGGACGACTTTAAGTGGACCCGGGAAGCATGCGCCCAACACGCAGCCGGGTTCCTCTGCGAGTACAGCTTCAGTGACCCGTGCAAAAGTCTGGCGGCTGCAGAGGGCGAGTCTGTGACCTACAGGACCCCCATGGGGTTCGGAGGGGAGGACCTGCTGTCTTTGCCCCCTGGAAGCACGGCCATCAGGATGCCAGCTGAGAGTAAATACGTGTGCTTCACAGAGCAGTGGCTGCAGGCGCCCTGGAGCTGCGAGATACACGAAGGTGGGTGCGAGTACAAATGCGCAACAAACCCCGACAAGGAGCCGTCCTGCTACTGCCCGCCGGGCCAGAGCGTCAGCCCCGCGAACAAAGTCACCTGCGAGGTGGCCATAGAGGACCCGTGCCTGCCGCTGCGCTGCGCACACGCCTGCTACGATAAGGGGGACTCCTGGGCGTGCGTGTGTGACCACGGCTTTAAGCTGGCGAAGGACGGCAGGTCGTGCGTGGACTTCAACGACTGCACGGACGAGCGGCAGTGTCCCGGAGAGAACTTCAAGTGCGTCAACACCGTCGGCGGGTTTCAGTGCGTCTGCGAGGACGGATACAAGATGACCGGCGGCCTGTGCGTCGACGAGAACGAGTGCATGTCCGCTCCGTGCGAGCACAtctgcacaaacactgctggcAGCTACACGTGCTCCTGTTATGATGGATACAAAGAGGATCCAAACTCACCGAACAAGTGTAAACTTCACTGCGGGAAAGAGGAATGTCCCGCCGAGTGCGACCCGAACGACCGGCTCCAGTGCTACTGCCCCGAGGGGTACAtagcagaggagagggggggggcGACGTTCTGCATCGACATTGACGAGTgctctttcttttattgtgaTCAAGGTTGTAAGAACTCATTTGGCAGCTACCTGTGCTCGTGCTCTTCGGGATTTACACTAGTCAACCAGTACAAATGCGTAAAAACCGACGATGACACGGACTCAGAAGGAGGGACGGAGGGCTCCGGAGCGACCCCGACCCCGGACACCCCCGGGACATCATCTGTGCCACATCCAGAGCCAACAAGGCAGCCCTCCGGGGTGACAGTGGGGGGGCTGGTGGGCATCATACTCTGCACCGTCTTCTTCATTGTGCTGGTGGTGTTTCTGGCTCATCACATCCTCTGCGGCAGAGGGAAGCCGGAGAGCGCCGATGCGCTCAAGGCGCGGGAGGAGGAAGCGCACGGTCTACGGCACGTGATGAGTGACACTTAG
- the LOC141018127 gene encoding toll-like receptor 5 yields MRTLAHSGCCHTPQSAGRKQPEHVRRCRTVQSSDRRGGSLQEDRGSNTGNTGNTGAEQQLQSEDRMWTPALRLVVAGLYLQVSTCYQSCILNGLRAYCALQRHYWVPALPPDITHLFLEMNYISEINSTSLRRYEQLLRLDLGKQNVPLVIRNGSFLMQRNLRKLVLGDNVGLQLEPRAFKGLSNLQQLFLDHCNLKDSILAESYLEPLVSLEMLDLFGNRIVRLRPGRFFSALTHFEELNLKLNPIERLCEDDLAGFQGIHFKLLNLNSNHLNNMNSKDFDWGRCGNPFKWMTFEVLDLSGSGFNLDSSRQFFKAIAGTSITRLKFSGHVGKGFSYDNLPDPDESTFEGLSAVDQLDLSGNWIFALQRAVFNHLKVARIIDISKNKINQIKRNAFDGLQGHLRMLNLSSNLLGEIRSETFANLMDLRVLDLSYNHIGVLGDRAFSGLPLLRALYLTGNSLRDMGFPASLPNLDYLVLADNKLSSLYNLTNLAMNSIYVDVSENRLTNLEDVYVIFSHFNRLQKFFYGGNFIKWCTLSPSISAPYNNSLQVLDLHDSSLQMIWMQGRCLDLFDHLENLLALYIGFNSLATLPEGIFRGLRSIINIDLSYNALTYLQPGVFPVSLKRLDLTSNFLASPDPTTFQFLSSLNLALNRFHCDCHLESFLQWLNVTNTTFLSPVGEYRCEFPAAVHNLPLLNYSTIIEPCEEDDEKDVQELKFVLFIFSALVVVMVIISGIVYAHLRGRIFIIYKKIVGRVLEGPKPVPPVDDVQYDAFFCFSNSDYRWVEAALLKRLDNQFSEENLFRCCFEARDFLPGVDHISNIRDAIWSSRKTVCVVSKEFLEDGWCLEAFSLAQGRMLEELTNVLIMLVVGKVPHYQLMKYNAVRTFVQRKEYVTWPEDPQDLEWFYERLVSQMLKDTKVKKFAEDRPEHSQSDVPLENEDVIELENIGA; encoded by the exons ATGAGGACATTAGCTCACTCGGGATGTTGCCACACTCCTCAGTCTGCAGGACGGAAACAACCGGAACATGTGAGAAGGTGTCGGACTGTGCAGAGCAGTGACAGGAGAGGCGGCAGTCTGCAGGAGGACCGAGGCTCAAACACTGGAAACACTGGAAACACTGGCGCtgaacagcagctgcag AGCGAGGACAGAATGTGGACACCGGCTCTCCGTTTGGTCGTCGCCGGCTTGTACCTACAG GTATCCACATGCTACCAATCATGCATTTTGAATGGACTTAGAGCTTATTGCGCCTTACAGCGCCACTACTGGGTTCCCGCTCTTCCTCCGGACATCACCCACCTCTTCCTGGAGATGAATTACATCAGTGAAATCAACAGCACCTCGCTCAGACGCTACGAGCAGCTGCTACGGTTGGATCTGGGAAAGCAGAACGTGCCGCTCGTCATAAGGAACGGTTCTTTCCTCATGCAGAGAAATCTGAGAAAGCTGGTCCTCGGAGACAATGTTGGCCTTCAGCTGGAGCCGCGGGCATTTAAAGGACTAAGCAatttacagcagctcttttTGGATCATTGCAACCTGAAAGACTCCATATTGGCTGAGAGTTATCTGGAACCGCTCGTGTCCCTAGAAATGCTCGACCTCTTTGGTAACCGAATCGTGAGACTCCGACCTGGGCGGTTCTTCTCTGCACTCACGCATTTCGAAGAGCTGAACCTCAAATTGAATCCGATTGAAAGATTATGTGAAGACGATCTCGCCGGTTTCCAGGGAATACACTTCAAACTCCTGAACTTGAACTCTAATCACTTAAACAACATGAATAGCAAAGATTTTGACTGGGGAAGATGTGGGAACCCCTTTAAATGGATGACCTTTGAGGTCCTTGACTTATCTGGCAGTGGGTTCAACTTGGACTCATCGCGTCAATTCTTCAAAGCAATAGCGGGGACTTCAATTACTCGTCTCAAATTCTCCGGACATGTGGGCAAAGGCTTTTCATACGACAACCTCCCTGATCCAGATGAAAGTACATTCGAGGGCCTCAGTGCGGTCGACCAGTTAGATCTGTCTGGTAATTGGATATTTGCTTTGCAGAGGGCCGTTTTCAATCATCTAAAGGTGGCAAGAATTATTGacatttccaaaaacaaaatcaatcagATTAAAAGAAATGCCTTCGATGGTCTTCAAGGACATTTACGAATGCTCAACCTGTCATCCAACCTCCTCGGAGAAATACGTTCGGAAACATTCGCCAATCTGATGGACCTGAGGGTGCTGGACCTGTCTTACAACCACATCGGTGTTTTGGGAGACAGAGCGTTCAGCGGTCTCCCTTTATTACGAGCTTTATATCTGACAGGAAACTCACTCCGAGACATGGGGTTTCCTGCGTCGTTGCCAAATTTGGATTATCTCGTTCTGGCCGACAATAAGTTGAGTTCACTGTATAATCTCACCAACTTGGCCATGAACAGTATCTATGTCGATGTTTCAGAAAACAGATTAACAAACTTGGAGGatgtttatgtcattttttctcattttaatcGTCTCCAGAAGTTCTTCTATGGCGGCAACTTCATCAAGTGGTGCACGCTAAGTCCGAGCATTTCAGCACCTTATAATAATAGTTTGCAAGTGTTGGATCTCCATGACAGTTCCCTGCAGATGATTTGGATGCAGGGGAGGTGCCTTGACCTGTTTGATCATCTAGAGAACCTGCTTGCTCTATATATAGGCTTTAACTCACTAGCGACTCTCCCAGAAGGAATTTTCAGAGGTCTGAGGTCGATCATAAACATCGACCTCTCCTACAACGCCTTAACCTATCTGCAGCCTGGCGTCTTTCCGGTCAGTCTGAAAAGACTTGACCTCACGAGCAACTTCCTAGCCTCACCAGACCCCACGACTTTTCAGTTTCTCAGCTCCCTCAACCTTGCGTTAAATCGGTTCCACTGCGATTGCCATCTGGAGAGTTTCCTGCAGTGGCTAAATGTGACAAATACAACCTTCCTGAGCCCGGTTGGGGAGTACAGATGTGAGTTTCCAGCCGCTGTCCATAACCTTCCTCTGCTGAATTACTCCACGATCATCGAGCCGTGTGAGGAAGACGACGAAAAGGACGTCCAAGAGCTCAAGTTtgtcctcttcatcttctctgCTCTCGTCGTGGTCATGGTCATTATAAGTGGGATTGTTTACGCTCATCTCCGAGGGCGCATATTCATCATCTACAAGAAGATCGTTGGTCGGGTTCTCGAAGGCCCCAAACCGGTCCCTCCTGTGGACGATGTGCAGTATGACGCCTTCTTCTGTTTTAGCAACAGTGACTACAGGTGGGTGGAGGCTGCTCTGCTGAAGAGGCTGGATAACCAGTTTTCAGAGGAGAACCTCTTCCGCTGTTGTTTTGAGGCCAGAGACTTCCTGCCAGGCGTGGATCACATTTCCAACATCAGAGACGCCATCTGGAGCAGCAGGAAGACAGTGTGCGTCGTCTCCAAGGAGTTCCTTGAAG ACGGTTGGTGCTTGGAGGCGTTCAGTCTTGCACAGGGCCGGATGCTGGAGGAGCTGACAAATGTCCTGATTATGTTGGTGGTAGGAAAG GTGCCTCACTACCAGCTGATGAAGTACAACGCAGTCAGAACGTTCGTCCAGAGGAAGGAGTACGTCACCTGGCCAGAGGACCCTCAGGACCTCGAGTGGTTTTACGAGCGGCTCGTCTCACAAATGCTCAAAGACACCAAAGTGAAAAAGTTTGCAGAGGACAGACCTGAGCATTCACAGTCTGACGTCCCACTGGAGAATGAGGACGTCATCGAGCTCGAGAACATCGGAGCGTGA